The Gammaproteobacteria bacterium genome window below encodes:
- a CDS encoding phosphoribosyl-ATP diphosphatase, with product MPDVLSRLADIIESRKQADPSVSYVASLYEKGLDSILEKIEEEAAETVLAAKEGEAKRIVSETADLWFHTLVMLAHQGLGAADVLAELERRFGQSGLEEKASREGDHG from the coding sequence ATGCCCGATGTCCTCAGCCGCCTAGCGGATATCATTGAAAGCAGAAAACAGGCAGACCCGAGTGTGTCCTATGTCGCAAGTCTCTATGAAAAGGGCCTGGACAGCATTCTCGAGAAGATCGAGGAGGAAGCCGCAGAGACCGTACTCGCTGCAAAGGAGGGTGAAGCGAAGCGCATCGTGAGTGAAACAGCCGATCTGTGGTTTCACACGTTGGTGATGCTGGCACACCAGGGGCTCGGGGCGGCGGACGTACTGGCCGAACTCGAACGGCGCTTTGGACAATCAGGCCTTGAGGAGAAAGCGAGTCGCGAAGGTGATCATGGTTGA
- the hisI gene encoding phosphoribosyl-AMP cyclohydrolase, whose translation MEDIPDAAWLDDVNWDSDGLVPAVAQAVDSGEVLMVAWMNREALYRTVAEGHAFYWSRSRQCVWEKGEESGHVQKVSEVRLDCDKDVILLAVEQVGEIACHTGRHRCFFHRLDGDRWVVVEPVIKNPKEIYGSN comes from the coding sequence ATGGAAGACATCCCGGACGCAGCATGGCTTGATGATGTTAACTGGGACAGTGACGGATTAGTGCCAGCCGTCGCGCAAGCAGTCGATAGCGGTGAAGTTCTGATGGTTGCCTGGATGAACCGTGAGGCCCTTTATCGCACAGTTGCCGAAGGACATGCGTTCTACTGGTCCCGCTCCCGTCAGTGTGTGTGGGAAAAGGGTGAGGAGTCCGGACACGTCCAGAAAGTGTCCGAAGTTCGCCTGGACTGCGACAAGGATGTTATTCTACTCGCCGTCGAACAAGTGGGTGAGATTGCATGTCACACAGGTCGGCACCGATGTTTCTTTCACCGTCTGGATGGGGATCGATGGGTTGTCGTGGAGCCGGTGATCAAAAACCCCAAAGAGATTTACGGCAGCAACTAG
- the hisF gene encoding imidazole glycerol phosphate synthase subunit HisF, with protein sequence MALAKRIIPCLDVDAGRVVKGVRFVDIRDAGDPVEVAKRYDEQGADELAFLDITASSEERETLVHVVEAVASQVFIPLTVGGGIRTVEDIRGLLNAGADKVSINTAAVENPGFIAEAARRFGSQCIVVAIDAKQVEPKENAPRWEVFTHGGRRATGIDAVLWARKMVKQGAGEILLTSMDRDGTRNGFDLNLTRAVSEAVSVPVIASGGVGCLEHLVEGVTQGKADAVLAASIFHFGEHTVREAKEVMAARGIEVRL encoded by the coding sequence ATGGCGTTGGCCAAACGCATTATTCCCTGTTTGGATGTGGATGCTGGCCGCGTCGTCAAAGGAGTGCGATTTGTTGATATTCGAGATGCAGGAGACCCGGTTGAAGTGGCGAAACGCTACGACGAACAAGGCGCCGATGAGCTGGCGTTTCTCGACATCACGGCAAGTAGCGAGGAGCGCGAGACCCTGGTGCACGTCGTGGAGGCCGTTGCAAGTCAGGTATTCATTCCACTCACCGTAGGCGGCGGCATCCGCACGGTGGAAGACATCAGGGGCCTGCTAAATGCAGGAGCTGACAAGGTCAGTATCAATACGGCCGCAGTTGAAAATCCTGGATTTATTGCTGAGGCTGCGAGACGCTTTGGATCACAATGTATTGTCGTTGCGATCGATGCCAAACAAGTGGAGCCCAAAGAGAATGCGCCGCGCTGGGAAGTTTTTACCCATGGCGGGCGCAGGGCCACAGGTATTGATGCTGTTCTGTGGGCTAGGAAGATGGTCAAGCAGGGTGCAGGGGAGATCCTGTTGACGAGCATGGATCGGGACGGGACCCGCAATGGGTTTGATCTGAATCTGACCCGTGCCGTCAGTGAGGCTGTGTCTGTTCCGGTAATAGCATCCGGCGGCGTCGGGTGCCTTGAACACTTGGTTGAGGGCGTCACACAGGGTAAGGCCGACGCCGTGCTCGCGGCCAGCATATTTCACTTTGGTGAGCACACGGTGCGCGAAGCGAAGGAGGTCATGGCAGCACGGGGAATTGAGGTGCGGTTGTAG